AAAAAAAACGATTGCGATGATACTCATTTCACTCATGTGTTTATTCTTTTTAAGTGCCTGTCACCAAAAAGGGACGCCTATTATTTCGACAGATAAACTTGATAAAGCTGTGATTCTGATTAAGGATGATCAAGGTAGAGAGCGAACTTGGGAGGCATCCGATCTAAGTTTTTTAAAGGCACTATTAGGTAATTTAAACCTTGTATTTGGTAAGGATGATAAAAGTGCACAACGTTTTGATACGCCGTTGACAGAACAGGAAAAAGCATTCACCTATCAAATTACCTTTTATCAAGCAGATAAGGTCGTACAAACCATCCATATGTCACAAACCAATAACATCACTGTAGATAAAAAACAGTTTACCGTTAAGGAAACTGATAGACAAGCACTGGATAGTTTAAAACAACATTTATTGGTAGTTGCTAAATAGTAGCATTGCTGGCTAAAAATAAACAGTTTTAAATGGGAAGCGTTAAGCGATAAAAAGAGAGCATGTGTCAACACGTGCTCTCTTTTTTGCTAATATGAGTTAGGTCCAGTTTAAAAATACTCACGTAATATCACATCACGCATGACATATTTAGTAAACTCACTGATCGTCATCTCTACTGCTTCCCCTTCACCAAAAACGAGATTATTTTCTGGTAATAGCGCGTCCGTAATCGTGAACTGCTTAGCTTCAGTCATCGGGAAGCGTTCTAAAAACGCGGACAAGTTAACGATACGTGCCATCATATCAGGCAATAGTCTGATTTTGGCACGACTCGGCTCTTGCATATCTTGTTCGAGCAAGGTATTATATGGTGCAGTATATTTAATGTTGTCAAAAGCACCAGCATGACTTGAAACAAAGCGATAAACCGCATCTTTTGCCTGCTGATTTAAGTAGATCATCTCATGAATAATGAAATCCATCCCACTAAAGGCATAAATCAGATAGCCTTTTGGGAGCTTATCTTCATAGAAAACAGCAAAAAACGGTTGCTTTTTAAGGTCAAAATAATAGGCCCACTCAAATTCACCACGATATAAACTGCCATTATTATCAGCTTGCTGATGTATGCTGGCCATATCTGCTTGAGCTTGTGAAAATGATAGGCGTTTAGTAAGTAGATCTGTTTTTTTACCTTTAGGAAAATCAATCGCAAGTATCTCATATTGTTTTTGATTGAAGAGATATTGATACCCAAATTGACCATAAAAACCGTAAGAAAATGGGGCTAAATAAGAGAAAATCATCTCTTGCTTATAATTTTCTTGTAAAATTTCAGTCATTAAGTTACTGGCAGCGCCATTCCCTCTATATTCCGGGTAACTCGCGACATAACCGATACCAGACATGGGAACAACCTGTCCTTGAAAATATACCTGAAAATGGGTATCGACAACCATACTGGTAAGTTGGCCATCTTGTTCATGGGTATGCAATGTCGACTGGCTCAGCAACTTATAAAAGGCTTCATCACCACCAGTTGGAGTTTTGTGAAAGGCATATTTAGCTAAGTCTAGACAGGCTTTTTCTATCATTTTTTCTCCTCACGAAACACATCCGTTGCTTGATAACTTGCACGAGGTCCACCGATAAGTTTAGGCCGACTTTTTAGTGCAGTTACATGGGCACCACCTAATTCACGTAGCTTTGGTCTAAAAGGAATTTGGACATGCTTAATATGCATGCCAATAGCAGTATCCCCAATATCCAGACCAGCCTGTGCCGTGATATGCTCAACCTCAACAGGATCCTGAAATAAGCCATAAGCAGCGACTTGCCCGCTACCACCAGCATGGAGTTGCGGGATAACTGATACAATCTCTAGCCTCCTAGCCTCAGCCAGTTCTCGCTCAACAAGTAGTGCCCGATTCAGGTGTTCACAGCCCTGTACGGCCAAGTAAGCTCCGATTTCACTTACTTTATCATAAATGACTTTGACGATGATCTGACCAATTTCAGCGGATGACTTATGACCAATCACCCCACCATTGACCTCGCTCGACGACAAGCCGAGGACAAAAATCTGACCTTTTTTTACTGCGGCCTGTTGTAAGACATCATCAATCAATTGCGCTGTCTGATACTTAAGTTCTGTTAGCTCCATTTTTTATCCTCACTTGTCCTAAAATTATCTCATAATATGGGATAATCAGCAACTTATTTTACCCTTGATAGACTTCGTTCAAGCGTTATGCCAACAACGACACCAAAGATAGCTTGAATGATATTACCTGGCATGTCTGCAAGCGCTGCACCCAAGCCATAAAATAGCCAAGAGATTAAAAAATATCCTCCTACCATCACGACACAAGATAGTGCAAGAAAAAGTGTTTTAGCACCTTTGAATCCCGCAACATAGCCTTGTCCAGCATGAATCAGTAGGCTAAAAAATGCCCACTGAGGATAGCCTGACAAGATATCAAATAATAGGCCTGTAATACCACCAACAACTGCTCCCTCAGCCTTACCAAACCGTAAAGCAGTTAGAATAATCCCCGCATCAAGTACCGTCACAACCCCCTTTGTTAGAGGCATTGGTATTTTTAGAAACAAAGAAATTGCGAGTGTTAAGGCTGAAATAATGGCAAGTGGTGCTATTTTTTTAGTCGTTAATGTCATGTTGAAATACTCCATATTCGTTTGAGCTAAGAATGGCTTGGTAGGTAAAGGCTTTGCTTTTTTCAATCGCCGCTACCATCGGTGTGCCAAGAGCAAGGTTACTGGCGATAGCAGAGGCAAAAGTACACCCTGCACCATTATTATTATTTGAGACAAGTGGCTTAACAAATGTCTTAACTGCCTGTCCATCATAATAAAGATCACGCGCAAGGATTTGGTCCATACGATTACCACCCTTAATAATCGTATGTTTACTACCTAACTGATATAAGCACCTCCCTACTATCTCCATATCAGCGGAGGTAGCAATAGGCATTCCCGTCAATATACTGGCTTCTCTCAAATTAGGCGTGATCACTGTGACATAGGGTAGAAAGGCAAGTAATGTCGCCTTCATTTTAGTTATTTCATGATCATCGTTCTCTTTAAAGACTAGAACAGGATCCAAAATAATCGGTATCTCTTGATGCTGTTTGATAAAAGCTAGCGTCAGTTCCGCAATCTCGACAGACGGTAGCAAGCCGATTTTAATGGCATCAAATGTGATATCTGCTAAACTGTCAAGCTGTTGTTGGAAGAGCGATAAGGTTGTTGCTGTAATCACAAATCCATCTCCATCTTGTGTCGTTGTGACAATCGATGTAATGGCGACAAAGCCATAGATACCATACTGAGAATAGGTCGCTAAATCTGCTTGAAAGCCACCTCCAGATAAGATATCCGATCCCGAAATGGCTAATACTTTAGCTAGTTTTTGTGTCATCTCTATAGTTGACCTCCATCAAGCATAGGCCGTGTGCTGGCGCTGTTGGCCCAGCCAAATCACGATTTTCTGCCGCTATAATATCAGAAATCCTACTTGCGGGCCACTTACCCAAGCCAACCTTAATGAGCGTCCCAACCATGTTTCTCACCTGCTTATATAGAAAACCGTTTCCAGAAAAAGAGAGACTTAGCTCATCCTCACTAGTCTTTATGACCGTGACATCCGTAATCGTTCTCACCTTATCTTCAACTGTCGCACCAGAAGCTGTAAACCCTGTAAAATCGTGGGTCCCAACCAGTAAATCAGCAGCTGCTATCATCTCATCTAGAGCAATCAGTTTCGGCACATGAAAGCTAGTCCGTCTTGTGAGTGGATTTGGTGCACGAGAGGTCGTCAGCTGGTACTGATACGTCTTATTATGCGGATTAAAACGTGAATGAAAGGTATCTTCGACCGCTTCAACTGCTAACACATTGATATCATCTGGAGTCTGTGTATCCAAGGCAAACCGTAATTTTTCAGTATCACGCGCTGATGCTAAGTCAAAATGCACGACTTGACCTAAAGCGTGTACGCCACTATCCGTCCGGCCAGATCCGTTTATCTTAATGACTTGTCCAGAGGACAAGCGCGTTAAAACACGTTCAAGCTCTTCTTGAACCGTTCTCCCATTATCCTGTATTTGAAAGCCAGAAAAATCCGTCCCATCGTATGCAATAATTGCTTTATATCGTCTCATGTCAATATTATATCATTTTCACCACACAATCAAACAGCCAATTGGACTGCACTCACCTCATCCAATTTGAGCATACAAAAAAAGACTCTCTCAAGTCTTTTTCTATACAATTAATCATTTGATAAAGCTTCAATCGGATTGAGATTAGCTGCTTTTCCAGCAGGCATCAAGCTAGCAAACAAGGCGATAACAATCGCAATGATGACACTACCGATGATGGCACCCGCAGATACTTGAATAATGTTATATTTATCAATTAAATTACTGACTGCTGAATTGACAACTGTTTGGCCAATTAGTGCAACAATAATACCTAGCACTGCTGATGCAAGACCCAAGATAATCGTCTCGATCACAAACAACCAACGGATATCTTTTTTACGTGCACCTAGAGCACGAAGAATACCTATTTCTTTGGTTCTTTCAGCTACTGACATATAGGTTGTTGCGATAATCATCATCAAGCTAACAAGAAGGGAAATACCCGCAATCATAGCAAGGACGATCGTTACGATAGATGTAATCGTATTAATTGGTTCTAGTACTGCACCAAGTGAGAAGGTAACAAAATCTTTCTTACCATCTGTTTTAAGTGCTTGTATTTTCTTCACAACAGCGTCAACGTTGTGACTATCATCAACTGTTGGTACGATAAAGTTTGGTTGGCTAACAAGCCCGTTTGCTTTAAATAAATCTTGGCTTGTTTTAAAATTCATGTTAAGCGACACTGTACCAGGATTGCCTTTAACAACACCAGATACTTTGACAGTTTGCGTTAATGTCACCAATTTACCATCTGAACTCATCATCTTATAAGTCAAATCCATGGATTGACCAACTATTTTTTTCCAGTTTGATTTATCCCACTTCTTAGCGATGGTATCTGGTATGACAACTTCATTGTTACCAGGTTTTTTACCAACTAGAAGTGAATTATCCGTATTAACATCTGTCCAAGTTTGGAGTTGCGTGAATGGTGTTTTTGCTGTCCCGACATTTGCAACTGCTTCGGTTGGTACAATCGTAAAGCCTTTCTCAACCTTCTTAACATGGTCTAACTCGGATACTTTTTTAGTTAAGCTATCAGAAATAGCTGTTTTTTCTGTATTGGCTGCGAGTGTCTGCTGACTTTCTGACATGGCTGCTTCATTCGTCTTTTTATTATCATCAGTAATCCGCTTCATGACGATCGGTACATTCGGATTCGCTAAATCTGTCACCATCTTATTCATGTAGCCTTTGGCCCCATTTCCTAGACCAAGGAAGAACATCACTGAGAATAGACCAATCGCAACACCAATCATAATCATCAAATTTTGTTTCCAATTATTTAGAAAATGTTGAGATGCAATTCTTGCCTTAGCGCCAAAGGATAGTGTTTTTGTCTTAAACTCACGCGGTTTTTCAGTTGTCGCATATGAAGGTTTAATTCTTTCATCTGAAGTCACTTGACCATCAGCTAGGTGCACAATCCGTGTACCATAGTCAGCAACCTCTTGAGAGTGGGTCACAACGATGACTGTCTTACCACTTTTGGCAATATCTGATAAAATACCAAGCACATCTTGCGTATTTTGCGAGTCAAGCGCGCCTGTTGGTTCATCCGCAATAATGATATCTGGATCATTTGCGAGTGCCCGTGCAATCGCAACACGTTGTTTTTGACCACCTGATAATTGATTTGGATTTTTCTTTTTATGCTCGAATAGACCGACTTGCTTAAGCAGTTCTTCTGCTTTCTTCACTTGCGCTTTATGAGATAAATTCGTCATCTTCAAAGAAATCAGGACGTTATCTAAGACACTGAGGTAACTGACTAGATTAAAGGATTGAAAGATAAAGCCAACTGTATCTCGTCGATATTCATCCATTGATTTTTCTTTTTTATCGGCTTGTTTGATGCCGTTAACGATGACTTCACCATCATATTTGCGATCTAGACCACCGATGATATTCATCAAAGTTGATTTACCACCACCAGATTCACCAAGTATAGAGACAAAATCTCCCTTATCAAAACTGAGCGCTAATCCTTTTAAAACTGGAAATTCTTCTTTTCCTAAAAAATAAGATTTCTTGATGTTTTTTAATTCTAAAATTGACATGAATAATTCCTTCTATATTCCTAAATTTATATCTTAGTCCATTGTAATTTTTTTTCAGAAAATTTTCATGGGTCTAAGGTCTTATCTTTAACAATTATTATAACTAAAGGACAACGTCCTCCCTATACGAGTAAGCGTAACCCTGCCATGATGATCACACCTGTTACGACTGATAGCATTAACGATTTTCTAAAATAGCCAATTAAAAATGACGGAATCATAGCTATAAACCTCATGACATCAAGTGTTGGCAAGCTATTCTGATGTAAAACAAGCAACTCAGAGACAAGTAAACTTGTCATCATCGACAGGGATAAATAAGTTAAAAATCGATGAAAAAAAGGTGGGAACTTGATGATTTTAGCTAGAGGAAAGGGCATGATTCTGGTTAACCAAGTGACGATAACGCCTAAACATAATGTGCTATAAAAATAGATCATGATCCCTCACCTACTCTCTTTTTTTCTGGATTTGTCATGACGGCCCCAATCAGAGCACCTACAATCGTAGCGATTAACACAGCGACATAACTTGATACGACAATACCTGAAACATAGTAAAGTAAGACCGCACTGATCACAACTATTAGGACAACTGGTAATTTTTCATGCCTTACCATAGAATCTAAAGTCAAGGCTAGTAAACCGATAAACATAGCAACAAGTGCATAATCTATGCCATATTTTTCTGGATTTGGGATTAAGTTACCTAATGCTGCTACAACGACAGTCGACGCAATCCAGGTTAAATAACTCATCACATTAACCCCGTGCATCCAAACAGGGGTTATTTTGCTCCTTTTTGCATGCTCAAGTGTTAACAAGCCAAATGATTCATCTGTGATTAAGGTGCCCATCATCATACCAGACCTCAAGGATTGGTGAGGAAAAACTTGCGTTGCCGTTAGACTCTGCAAAAACATCCTAAAATTAACCAAAAAAATCGTTAAGACCATAACGGAAATTGGTGTATGAACTGCCATCATAGCAACAATAATAAACTGGGCAGCACCTGCATATAAAAAAGTAGACATAAAAAAAACTTGCCAAATACTATAGCCTTGTGCACTCGCAACGATACCGAATGCTGCCCCAATGCTAATATACCCTAAACTAACTGGAATGGCTGATTTAATCCCATCCATAAATGTGACCGTTTTATTCACCAAGCTAACTCCCACTCTAATCTATAATAGTCTCATTATATCAGAAAAAATTGCCTTCAGAAATTAATAGTTTTTTCTGAAAACACCTCACAATTGACTTGATGGATATACCAGAAGATAAACTTCCCCCCCAAAAAAAACTTTTATACTGCCAAAACAGGCATTTGATTCAAAACTAAAAACACTAATAGTTCATAATTGAGGACTAGATAGCTATCAATCTTATAGCAGATAAATGACATGTTAAGAGATCATATCAAATCAGGAACTAGGTTCATATCTATCCTAAAGATAAAACAATTTGGATAAACTGATTTATGAAATATTCAGAAAACTATTGATAAATAAAAAACCTATGTTACAATAAGAACAAAAGTTTACTTAAAACAGTTAATCTTGAAATTAATAAAGTATCAAAAATAATAGGAGACTTATGAAAAAAAACTAAAACTTCTCTCCCTAGTTGCTTCCTTTACCTTGTGCTTGATTATCAGTTTTCATTTTAGTATTGTAAATGCTGATACTACTGTCCAAGGGTTAACTTTGACAGATGGAGAATACACTGATTTACTAAGTAGCGTCCCAAAGGGAAGTGAGATTGTTTCAAATGATGAATATGATAAATTTGCTATGCGCAGATCGCCAACTGGTTTACTAAAAAATGCGCATATTGAAGGTTATGGTTGGCAAGGTTTCTCGACAAATAGTTTTGTAGGAACTACTGGAGAAGGCCTGCGAATGGAAGCTATTCGTTTAAACTTTTCAGGATTGAACACGGATATTACTTACTCAACTCATTTACAGAGGATTGGTTGGACACCTAACGTTTCTAATGGCGCTGTCTCAGGAACTACTGGACAGTCTAGACGTATCGAAGCTATAGAAATAAGTACTTCGGGAAGATATCTAGTTCTTTATAGAGGGCATGTGCAAGGAAATGGTTGGGGGCCATGGCAT
The DNA window shown above is from Lactococcus paracarnosus and carries:
- a CDS encoding GNAT family N-acetyltransferase, yielding MIEKACLDLAKYAFHKTPTGGDEAFYKLLSQSTLHTHEQDGQLTSMVVDTHFQVYFQGQVVPMSGIGYVASYPEYRGNGAASNLMTEILQENYKQEMIFSYLAPFSYGFYGQFGYQYLFNQKQYEILAIDFPKGKKTDLLTKRLSFSQAQADMASIHQQADNNGSLYRGEFEWAYYFDLKKQPFFAVFYEDKLPKGYLIYAFSGMDFIIHEMIYLNQQAKDAVYRFVSSHAGAFDNIKYTAPYNTLLEQDMQEPSRAKIRLLPDMMARIVNLSAFLERFPMTEAKQFTITDALLPENNLVFGEGEAVEMTISEFTKYVMRDVILREYF
- a CDS encoding TIGR01440 family protein, which produces MELTELKYQTAQLIDDVLQQAAVKKGQIFVLGLSSSEVNGGVIGHKSSAEIGQIIVKVIYDKVSEIGAYLAVQGCEHLNRALLVERELAEARRLEIVSVIPQLHAGGSGQVAAYGLFQDPVEVEHITAQAGLDIGDTAIGMHIKHVQIPFRPKLRELGGAHVTALKSRPKLIGGPRASYQATDVFREEKK
- a CDS encoding ECF transporter S component, which encodes MTLTTKKIAPLAIISALTLAISLFLKIPMPLTKGVVTVLDAGIILTALRFGKAEGAVVGGITGLLFDILSGYPQWAFFSLLIHAGQGYVAGFKGAKTLFLALSCVVMVGGYFLISWLFYGLGAALADMPGNIIQAIFGVVVGITLERSLSRVK
- a CDS encoding bifunctional hydroxymethylpyrimidine kinase/phosphomethylpyrimidine kinase translates to MTQKLAKVLAISGSDILSGGGFQADLATYSQYGIYGFVAITSIVTTTQDGDGFVITATTLSLFQQQLDSLADITFDAIKIGLLPSVEIAELTLAFIKQHQEIPIILDPVLVFKENDDHEITKMKATLLAFLPYVTVITPNLREASILTGMPIATSADMEIVGRCLYQLGSKHTIIKGGNRMDQILARDLYYDGQAVKTFVKPLVSNNNNGAGCTFASAIASNLALGTPMVAAIEKSKAFTYQAILSSNEYGVFQHDIND
- the truA gene encoding tRNA pseudouridine(38-40) synthase TruA encodes the protein MRRYKAIIAYDGTDFSGFQIQDNGRTVQEELERVLTRLSSGQVIKINGSGRTDSGVHALGQVVHFDLASARDTEKLRFALDTQTPDDINVLAVEAVEDTFHSRFNPHNKTYQYQLTTSRAPNPLTRRTSFHVPKLIALDEMIAAADLLVGTHDFTGFTASGATVEDKVRTITDVTVIKTSEDELSLSFSGNGFLYKQVRNMVGTLIKVGLGKWPASRISDIIAAENRDLAGPTAPAHGLCLMEVNYRDDTKTS
- a CDS encoding ABC transporter ATP-binding protein/permease, which encodes MSILELKNIKKSYFLGKEEFPVLKGLALSFDKGDFVSILGESGGGKSTLMNIIGGLDRKYDGEVIVNGIKQADKKEKSMDEYRRDTVGFIFQSFNLVSYLSVLDNVLISLKMTNLSHKAQVKKAEELLKQVGLFEHKKKNPNQLSGGQKQRVAIARALANDPDIIIADEPTGALDSQNTQDVLGILSDIAKSGKTVIVVTHSQEVADYGTRIVHLADGQVTSDERIKPSYATTEKPREFKTKTLSFGAKARIASQHFLNNWKQNLMIMIGVAIGLFSVMFFLGLGNGAKGYMNKMVTDLANPNVPIVMKRITDDNKKTNEAAMSESQQTLAANTEKTAISDSLTKKVSELDHVKKVEKGFTIVPTEAVANVGTAKTPFTQLQTWTDVNTDNSLLVGKKPGNNEVVIPDTIAKKWDKSNWKKIVGQSMDLTYKMMSSDGKLVTLTQTVKVSGVVKGNPGTVSLNMNFKTSQDLFKANGLVSQPNFIVPTVDDSHNVDAVVKKIQALKTDGKKDFVTFSLGAVLEPINTITSIVTIVLAMIAGISLLVSLMMIIATTYMSVAERTKEIGILRALGARKKDIRWLFVIETIILGLASAVLGIIVALIGQTVVNSAVSNLIDKYNIIQVSAGAIIGSVIIAIVIALFASLMPAGKAANLNPIEALSND
- a CDS encoding AzlD domain-containing protein codes for the protein MIYFYSTLCLGVIVTWLTRIMPFPLAKIIKFPPFFHRFLTYLSLSMMTSLLVSELLVLHQNSLPTLDVMRFIAMIPSFLIGYFRKSLMLSVVTGVIIMAGLRLLV
- a CDS encoding AzlC family ABC transporter permease, with product MNKTVTFMDGIKSAIPVSLGYISIGAAFGIVASAQGYSIWQVFFMSTFLYAGAAQFIIVAMMAVHTPISVMVLTIFLVNFRMFLQSLTATQVFPHQSLRSGMMMGTLITDESFGLLTLEHAKRSKITPVWMHGVNVMSYLTWIASTVVVAALGNLIPNPEKYGIDYALVAMFIGLLALTLDSMVRHEKLPVVLIVVISAVLLYYVSGIVVSSYVAVLIATIVGALIGAVMTNPEKKRVGEGS